In the genome of Pseudodesulfovibrio senegalensis, one region contains:
- a CDS encoding M48 family metallopeptidase codes for MNLFLAVILASLIGVYLLHLTARRLNAAALSPDLPPEFADMTDAKKYARSQEYARANMRFQNVSETVSLLLVLGFILLGGFNALDLAVRSLGMGPLATGLAFCGALALFSSITDLPLDIYHTFVLEKRFGFNTTTAATFVADRIKGLVLGAVLGGVLLTAILWFLRVAGQQAWLWCWGFAVAFSLLLTYIGPQWLLPIFNRFTPLESGELRTAIEQYAHGQNFALSGIFVMDGSKRSTKANAFFTGFGRTRRIALFDTLMKRHDTDEIVGVLAHEVGHAKLGHIKKRLLASILQTGLLFYFMSLFLDNHALFDAFGMQHVSHHAGLVFLALLYTPVSLCLSLAANAMSRKHEFQADAFAAQTTGDPHALARALKRLSVDSLSNLTPHPLTVWLGHGHPPVLQRIRRLESMGAADSPD; via the coding sequence ATGAACCTCTTTCTTGCTGTCATTCTCGCCTCGCTCATAGGCGTATATCTGCTGCATCTCACGGCCCGCAGGCTCAACGCCGCAGCCCTTTCCCCGGACCTGCCCCCGGAATTCGCGGACATGACCGATGCAAAAAAATATGCGCGCTCGCAGGAATACGCGCGGGCCAACATGCGCTTTCAGAACGTGTCGGAAACCGTTTCCCTGCTGCTCGTACTGGGGTTCATCCTGCTGGGCGGCTTCAACGCCCTGGATCTCGCGGTCCGTTCCTTGGGCATGGGGCCGCTGGCCACGGGTCTGGCCTTTTGCGGCGCATTGGCGCTGTTCTCTTCCATAACCGACCTGCCGCTGGACATATACCACACCTTTGTTCTGGAAAAACGCTTTGGATTCAATACCACAACTGCGGCTACCTTTGTAGCGGACAGGATCAAGGGGCTGGTTCTGGGCGCCGTGCTGGGCGGCGTGCTGCTGACCGCCATCCTATGGTTCCTGCGCGTGGCCGGACAGCAGGCATGGCTGTGGTGCTGGGGTTTTGCCGTGGCCTTTTCCCTGCTGCTGACCTACATCGGCCCCCAATGGCTGCTGCCCATTTTCAACCGATTCACCCCGCTGGAATCCGGGGAACTGCGCACGGCCATCGAACAATACGCCCACGGCCAGAACTTCGCCCTGAGCGGCATCTTCGTCATGGACGGTTCCAAGCGCAGCACCAAGGCCAACGCCTTTTTCACGGGGTTCGGCCGCACCCGGCGCATCGCCCTGTTCGACACGCTCATGAAACGGCACGACACCGATGAAATCGTGGGGGTGCTGGCCCATGAGGTGGGCCACGCAAAACTCGGGCACATCAAGAAACGGCTGTTGGCCTCCATCCTCCAGACAGGGCTGCTGTTCTATTTCATGAGCCTGTTTCTGGACAATCACGCCCTGTTCGACGCTTTCGGCATGCAGCATGTGAGCCACCACGCCGGGCTGGTATTCCTTGCCCTGCTCTACACGCCCGTATCCCTGTGCCTGTCGCTGGCGGCAAACGCCATGAGCCGCAAACACGAATTTCAGGCCGACGCCTTTGCCGCACAGACAACGGGCGATCCGCACGCGCTGGCCCGGGCCCTGAAACGGCTGTCCGTGGACAGCCTCTCCAATCTCACGCCTCATCCGCTCACGGTCTGGCTCGGCCACGGGCATCCGCCCGTGCTGCAACGCATCCGGCGGCTGGAAAGCATGGGCGCGGCGGATTCTCCCGACTGA
- a CDS encoding Mut7-C RNAse domain-containing protein, translating to MSGDDGCARLVFRGELVDLLRQGHVDGNIRYPLGRRASIKDVVESVGVPHTEIYGVLADNESVGFDHLLLPGKVVELLSADIAADNAAVPDAAWPVDVTRATLLRPEPLSELRFVVDENVARLAMLLRAMGFDAAYDRDWDDPYIARMAFEEGRFVLTADRALLKRSCIAWGRLVRSRDPDGQLAEVTTFLGIRRAPAMFRRCLRCNVETVSVEKAEILHLLEPKTILYHNVFRRCPQCGRVYWPGTHQQEFARRLAALDIRAE from the coding sequence ATGTCCGGTGATGATGGTTGCGCCCGTTTGGTGTTTCGCGGCGAACTTGTCGACCTGCTCAGGCAGGGGCATGTTGATGGAAATATACGCTATCCATTGGGCCGGCGGGCGTCAATCAAGGACGTTGTGGAGTCCGTGGGCGTTCCGCATACAGAGATTTACGGCGTGCTGGCGGACAATGAATCCGTGGGGTTCGATCATTTGCTGCTGCCCGGGAAGGTTGTGGAGCTTCTGTCGGCGGACATTGCTGCGGACAACGCCGCTGTCCCGGATGCCGCATGGCCTGTGGATGTGACTCGTGCCACGCTTTTGCGCCCCGAGCCGTTATCCGAACTGCGGTTCGTGGTGGACGAGAACGTGGCCCGGCTGGCCATGCTTTTGCGCGCCATGGGTTTTGACGCGGCCTATGACCGGGACTGGGACGATCCGTACATCGCGCGGATGGCGTTTGAGGAAGGCCGTTTCGTGCTCACTGCGGACCGCGCCTTGCTCAAAAGGTCCTGCATCGCCTGGGGACGTCTGGTGCGCAGCCGTGACCCTGACGGACAGCTGGCCGAGGTGACCACCTTTTTGGGTATCCGCCGTGCTCCGGCAATGTTCCGGCGCTGCCTGCGCTGCAACGTGGAAACCGTATCGGTGGAAAAGGCTGAAATATTGCATCTTTTGGAGCCGAAGACCATATTGTACCACAACGTTTTTCGCCGCTGCCCGCAATGCGGCCGCGTGTACTGGCCGGGAACGCACCAGCAGGAGTTTGCCCGGCGGCTTGCCGCTTTGGACATCCGCGCAGAGTAA
- a CDS encoding tetratricopeptide repeat protein, whose amino-acid sequence MSVNGKTIREDIARARAYAAKNDYLKTLASLARAVNGVTGSKVFGREKFEVQALLEEAIKDLNGMTMIRKLFPNGLSYVRGKEKLFYQTLRRLHDKLKEAIEKSKVARQRKRLGVLDDNLLKAQELISKGDPLEARKIFRKASEYYSDIEGIDSDIGNRLLMGGLPGEAVEYFKRGLERNGSDQRAHGGLIAAFEAQGELDKAADAVKDAMRRLGGTESLMLKLAKISLSRRDWAEAHRQAQGVLERNPLNADAKKILKRVEPKIFNAAGKVSKGKGGAIKLDF is encoded by the coding sequence ATGAGTGTTAATGGGAAAACCATTCGTGAGGACATAGCGCGTGCCCGCGCCTATGCCGCCAAGAACGATTACCTGAAAACGCTTGCGTCCCTTGCGCGCGCCGTGAACGGCGTGACCGGGAGCAAGGTCTTTGGTCGTGAGAAATTCGAGGTTCAGGCCCTGCTGGAAGAAGCCATCAAGGACCTCAACGGCATGACCATGATTCGGAAGCTTTTTCCTAACGGACTCAGCTATGTGCGAGGAAAGGAAAAGCTTTTTTACCAGACCCTCAGGCGTTTGCACGACAAGCTCAAGGAAGCCATAGAAAAGTCCAAGGTGGCCCGCCAGCGCAAGCGTTTGGGCGTGTTGGACGACAACCTGCTCAAGGCGCAGGAACTCATCAGCAAGGGCGACCCTCTGGAGGCGCGCAAGATTTTTCGCAAGGCTTCCGAATACTATTCGGATATCGAGGGGATTGATTCCGACATCGGCAACCGGCTGCTTATGGGCGGACTGCCGGGAGAGGCCGTGGAATATTTCAAGCGCGGGCTGGAACGCAACGGTTCGGACCAGCGGGCACATGGCGGGCTGATCGCCGCGTTCGAGGCTCAGGGAGAACTGGACAAGGCCGCGGATGCGGTCAAGGACGCCATGCGGCGGTTGGGGGGAACCGAGAGCCTGATGCTCAAGCTGGCCAAGATCAGCCTTTCCCGCCGGGATTGGGCCGAGGCGCATCGTCAGGCTCAGGGAGTCCTGGAGCGCAATCCGCTCAATGCAGACGCCAAGAAGATCCTCAAACGCGTGGAACCAAAAATTTTCAATGCGGCCGGAAAGGTCTCCAAAGGCAAGGGCGGCGCCATCAAGCTCGATTTCTAG
- a CDS encoding LysR substrate-binding domain-containing protein yields the protein MELRHIRYFLAVAEELHFGRAAKRLHIAQPPLSQQIRQLEEEMEVRLFARTSRSVKLTPEGELFLDEARRLLAGLDRAVDRTRDLARGKHGRLAVGFMGPASLSLLPEALRVFRRENPDVRLDLTTAASRDQLRMLRSGRMDVAFVHAQGREFEEFPSRLFLREPYVLVVPDGHFLAGRASVDIRELRDEPMIFYPRHLQPQLFDSFIASFREAGFSPKIVQESNSEQSTIALVATGLGCALVPDSSRRGHGRDVCFVPVRQALPSWEITMVWNRESEGPLLDRFLNVVEVFRRTDVVAPDHC from the coding sequence ATGGAATTACGACACATTCGCTATTTTCTGGCCGTGGCCGAGGAGTTGCACTTTGGGCGTGCTGCCAAACGGCTGCATATCGCCCAGCCGCCTTTGAGCCAGCAGATACGGCAACTGGAAGAGGAAATGGAGGTCCGGCTTTTTGCGCGCACCAGCCGGAGCGTGAAGCTGACCCCGGAGGGAGAATTGTTTCTGGATGAGGCGCGCCGCCTGCTGGCCGGGCTGGACAGGGCCGTGGACAGGACCCGTGATCTGGCCAGGGGCAAGCATGGGCGTCTTGCCGTGGGCTTCATGGGGCCTGCGTCGCTCAGCCTTTTGCCTGAAGCGCTCCGCGTGTTCCGGCGCGAGAACCCGGACGTGCGGCTCGACCTGACCACGGCCGCCAGTCGCGATCAGTTGCGCATGCTGCGCAGTGGACGCATGGACGTTGCGTTCGTCCATGCGCAGGGGAGGGAGTTTGAAGAGTTCCCCTCGCGTCTGTTTCTGCGGGAACCGTATGTTCTGGTTGTACCGGACGGCCATTTCCTTGCGGGTCGCGCGTCTGTGGACATCCGGGAACTTCGCGACGAACCCATGATTTTTTATCCCCGTCATTTGCAGCCCCAGTTGTTCGACAGCTTCATCGCCAGCTTCCGCGAGGCAGGATTCAGTCCGAAAATCGTGCAGGAGTCCAATTCCGAACAGAGCACCATTGCGCTTGTTGCCACGGGGTTGGGTTGCGCCCTTGTGCCGGATTCGTCGCGGCGGGGCCATGGCAGGGATGTCTGCTTTGTACCTGTTCGTCAGGCCTTGCCGTCATGGGAAATCACCATGGTCTGGAACCGGGAGAGCGAGGGGCCGTTGCTGGACCGTTTTCTGAACGTGGTGGAAGTGTTTCGGCGTACCGACGTTGTCGCTCCCGATCACTGTTGA
- a CDS encoding LysR family transcriptional regulator produces the protein MHFGRAAERLHMAQPPLSQQIKKLEEDLGVRLLDRNRRKVELTREGIQFLSVARNTLDVLEAGADQVRRISRGEIGRLRVGFISSAAQSHFPEAMAEFRKQHPGIVLDIKDVHSQDVIDAVRDGHLDAGIIQSRAEEGYNSLEWLTFLLEPYMLAVREDNALARSGRIGIRALDRQPLIMLPREHYPATWETLNAMFESANIRPRIVQEVDPHLTRLALVAAGMGVSFVPARMAQVCPRSVRLVSMHWKERRPMSELRLIWRRNDTAAGLDMFIKVMQRFCHQGESCAI, from the coding sequence ATGCATTTTGGTCGTGCTGCGGAGCGCCTGCACATGGCACAGCCTCCGTTGAGCCAGCAGATCAAGAAGCTGGAGGAAGACCTTGGCGTGCGTCTGCTGGACCGCAACCGGCGCAAGGTGGAGTTGACCCGCGAGGGCATTCAGTTTCTGAGCGTTGCCCGCAACACGCTGGATGTGCTGGAAGCCGGTGCGGATCAGGTGCGGCGGATATCGCGCGGCGAGATCGGCAGGCTGCGTGTCGGGTTCATCAGTTCGGCCGCGCAGTCCCATTTTCCGGAAGCCATGGCCGAGTTCCGCAAACAGCACCCCGGAATTGTGCTCGATATCAAGGATGTGCATTCGCAGGACGTGATCGACGCGGTGCGCGACGGGCATCTGGACGCGGGCATTATCCAGTCCCGGGCCGAGGAAGGGTACAATTCATTGGAGTGGCTTACATTCCTGCTGGAGCCGTATATGCTGGCCGTGCGTGAGGACAATGCCTTGGCGCGCAGTGGCCGCATAGGCATCCGCGCCCTGGACCGGCAGCCGCTGATCATGCTGCCCCGCGAGCACTATCCGGCCACATGGGAAACGCTCAACGCCATGTTCGAATCCGCCAATATCCGCCCCCGCATCGTGCAGGAGGTGGACCCGCATCTGACCCGGCTGGCGTTGGTGGCCGCAGGCATGGGCGTGAGTTTTGTTCCGGCGCGCATGGCGCAGGTTTGCCCGCGCAGTGTGCGGCTGGTCTCCATGCACTGGAAGGAGCGCCGCCCCATGAGCGAGCTGCGGCTGATCTGGCGCAGGAACGACACGGCCGCAGGGCTGGACATGTTCATCAAGGTCATGCAGCGCTTTTGTCATCAGGGAGAGAGCTGCGCCATCTAG
- a CDS encoding FAD-dependent oxidoreductase, which yields MTAPDHTSSENREWFIPEESRQQLAEHFGKLTNNVEILVFTEDGENEPFNEFAHKFVGDIGRLSDKVTARFLSMDSDEARQAKVDLSPTILIAPDRYDIRFRGAPMGEEGRSFVTAVVLAGMGESGLSKQSKQLLAELDENREAIVFVNPSCPYCPGQVINAIKCAVELPGTVSAHCVETTENQELAMQHDVGSVPHTIINDSHEILGYMPEERFVVELATLQDAEELAGELGREQGDHQHDAADAAVEVDLVVVGAGPAGLTAGIYAERAGLRTVVLEKSVVGGQVTLTPVVENYPGFTTVPGKQLMDIMSEHAREYVTIMEGEQVDEIKIGRNIEVFTNRGTYVARGLILATGGSYRSLGVPGEDKYYGKGVNYCATCDGYLFKGKKVAIVGGGNTALTDALHLKNLGVDVTIIHRRDEFRAQQHLRDSVEQEDVHVLWNTVVDEIRGDGKHVTTLALRNVGDDSETELPVDGVFVAIGQDVNTELAKMIGLTLTDKGFVQADASMRTNIPRIYAAGDIVGGVQQIVTAIGEGSVAAMSAFEDMSHPYWK from the coding sequence ATGACCGCGCCCGACCATACGAGTAGTGAGAACCGAGAGTGGTTCATTCCCGAAGAATCGCGTCAGCAACTCGCCGAACATTTCGGCAAGCTCACCAACAACGTTGAAATCCTCGTCTTTACCGAAGACGGGGAAAATGAACCCTTCAACGAATTCGCGCACAAGTTCGTGGGGGATATCGGCCGGCTCTCCGACAAGGTCACCGCCCGATTCCTGTCCATGGACTCGGATGAGGCGCGCCAAGCCAAGGTCGACCTCTCGCCCACCATACTCATTGCCCCGGACCGCTACGACATACGCTTCCGCGGCGCGCCCATGGGCGAGGAAGGCCGCTCGTTCGTTACGGCCGTGGTATTGGCGGGCATGGGTGAATCCGGCCTTTCCAAGCAATCGAAACAACTGCTGGCGGAACTGGACGAAAACCGCGAGGCAATCGTATTTGTGAACCCCTCCTGCCCGTATTGTCCGGGGCAGGTCATCAATGCCATCAAATGCGCGGTGGAACTGCCGGGCACGGTTTCCGCACATTGCGTGGAAACCACGGAAAATCAGGAATTGGCCATGCAACACGACGTGGGTTCCGTGCCGCATACGATCATCAATGATTCCCATGAAATTCTCGGCTATATGCCCGAGGAACGATTCGTGGTAGAGCTGGCAACGCTCCAGGATGCCGAGGAACTGGCCGGGGAATTGGGCCGCGAACAGGGCGACCACCAACATGATGCGGCTGATGCAGCCGTGGAGGTGGACCTTGTGGTGGTGGGGGCAGGCCCCGCCGGGCTCACGGCAGGCATTTACGCGGAACGGGCCGGACTGCGCACCGTTGTGCTGGAAAAATCCGTGGTGGGCGGACAGGTGACCCTGACACCGGTGGTGGAAAACTATCCCGGCTTCACCACGGTTCCGGGCAAGCAGCTCATGGACATCATGAGCGAACACGCCCGCGAATACGTGACCATCATGGAAGGCGAACAAGTCGATGAAATCAAAATCGGCCGGAACATCGAGGTCTTCACGAACCGGGGCACCTATGTGGCCCGGGGGCTGATATTGGCCACGGGCGGCTCATACCGCAGTCTCGGCGTGCCGGGCGAGGACAAATACTACGGCAAAGGCGTCAACTACTGCGCCACCTGCGACGGCTACCTGTTCAAAGGCAAGAAGGTCGCCATCGTTGGCGGCGGCAACACGGCCCTGACCGATGCCCTGCACCTCAAGAACCTGGGCGTGGACGTGACCATCATCCATCGGCGCGACGAATTCCGCGCCCAGCAGCACCTTCGGGATTCCGTGGAGCAGGAAGATGTTCATGTTTTGTGGAACACGGTGGTGGACGAAATCCGTGGAGACGGCAAGCACGTGACCACGCTGGCCCTGCGCAACGTCGGGGACGATTCCGAGACCGAACTGCCCGTGGACGGGGTTTTCGTGGCCATAGGGCAGGATGTGAACACCGAGCTGGCAAAAATGATCGGCCTGACCCTGACCGACAAGGGATTCGTGCAGGCGGATGCGTCCATGCGCACCAACATCCCGCGCATCTATGCGGCCGGCGACATCGTGGGCGGAGTGCAGCAGATCGTCACGGCAATCGGTGAAGGCTCGGTGGCTGCCATGTCCGCATTCGAAGACATGAGCCATCCCTACTGGAAGTAG
- a CDS encoding GNAT family N-acetyltransferase, protein MSDIRVRTMFAGEEDAVCELVNRSFMQAVAPGYSGDGIAEFRKHAQPEAMAARCENGNIVLVAEKDFETVGMIEMREEKHICFFFVDPDEQRQGIGRALLDEALVLCGESREITVNSSPNSVAVYERFGFLASGPEQEKNGIRFMPMTLKNPRASV, encoded by the coding sequence ATGAGCGACATACGAGTCAGGACCATGTTCGCGGGCGAGGAGGACGCCGTGTGCGAACTGGTGAACCGATCCTTCATGCAGGCCGTGGCTCCGGGGTATTCGGGCGACGGCATCGCGGAATTCAGGAAACACGCCCAACCCGAAGCCATGGCCGCGCGCTGCGAAAACGGCAATATCGTGCTCGTGGCCGAAAAGGACTTCGAGACCGTAGGCATGATCGAGATGCGCGAAGAAAAACACATCTGCTTCTTTTTCGTGGATCCGGACGAACAGCGGCAGGGCATTGGCCGCGCCCTGCTGGACGAAGCCCTTGTCCTCTGCGGCGAATCCCGCGAGATCACGGTAAATTCATCGCCAAATTCCGTGGCCGTGTACGAGCGCTTCGGATTCCTTGCAAGCGGGCCGGAGCAGGAAAAGAACGGCATTCGCTTCATGCCCATGACCCTGAAAAATCCACGGGCATCGGTCTGA
- a CDS encoding methyltransferase domain-containing protein: MDKKKRKDEIVDKRLEAGNYRHEIAMQVPEGSTRIFEYGFGDGSLLLGLERDRGCREMYGVEVSPHAIAQMDGLLDGAWLIDLNKPDAWLEEEYENFFNYILAPMSLEHTYDPWYVLKKFNKYLAHGGKVILQVPNAQSWTCLYHVLTGDFPYVSGGTWDYTHIRWYTLKSLVDIAFVAGFKVEMYIPEIPNNVDIARLQEKREMHVLRLPPPELGEMDLKPIDIAMPYDIGETYPLFLATSLIVTLVKDRTPEDCAPTPRDCYLESYRLITPNPLAHNPPLIAHPIVPSGFQRSLEKAKRLHEKMGKS; the protein is encoded by the coding sequence ATGGACAAGAAAAAACGCAAAGACGAAATCGTCGACAAACGGTTGGAGGCCGGGAACTATCGTCATGAGATAGCCATGCAGGTTCCCGAGGGGTCAACGCGTATATTTGAATACGGATTTGGCGACGGCTCGCTTTTGCTGGGGCTGGAACGGGATCGGGGCTGCCGGGAGATGTACGGGGTGGAGGTGAGCCCCCACGCCATCGCGCAGATGGACGGGCTTTTGGATGGAGCGTGGCTCATCGATCTGAATAAGCCAGACGCTTGGCTTGAAGAGGAATACGAGAATTTTTTCAACTACATTCTTGCCCCCATGTCGCTGGAACATACCTATGACCCCTGGTATGTTCTCAAGAAATTCAATAAGTACCTGGCCCATGGCGGAAAGGTCATTCTTCAGGTTCCCAATGCCCAGTCATGGACGTGCCTGTATCATGTCTTGACCGGAGATTTTCCATATGTTTCCGGCGGAACGTGGGATTACACCCATATCCGTTGGTATACGCTCAAGAGTCTTGTGGATATTGCTTTTGTCGCCGGGTTCAAGGTGGAAATGTACATACCCGAAATACCGAATAATGTGGATATTGCCCGTCTGCAGGAAAAAAGGGAGATGCATGTGTTGCGGCTTCCTCCTCCGGAGTTGGGGGAGATGGACCTAAAGCCTATAGACATTGCCATGCCCTACGACATTGGTGAAACCTATCCGCTCTTTCTGGCCACTTCCCTGATTGTGACACTCGTCAAGGACAGGACCCCGGAGGATTGCGCACCCACGCCCCGAGACTGCTATCTTGAGTCGTATCGGCTGATCACCCCGAATCCGCTTGCACACAATCCGCCGCTCATTGCTCATCCGATCGTACCCAGCGGTTTCCAGCGATCGCTCGAAAAGGCAAAGCGACTCCATGAGAAAATGGGTAAATCGTAG
- a CDS encoding substrate-binding periplasmic protein — protein sequence MSTTIRHTFSRAQRRSGQFFLGLLAALILFACPAKAAEVLRIGYTEFPPFHWHNDEGNVCGFFHEIIQEAAKRMNLEVEWTQCPWGRCQENVRLGELDGLLTVPTTERLEYTVTNKTPFYVKHRHLFTYAGHPRLDAIRSVKTIDDIAQKGLSVITYVGNGAFNREISSYDIKVYTTTTIPRIWKMLAIKRGDIVIEWPTGAWENIRRLGLEGKIIETESVLESLPFHLLIRKGHPLAKRTGEFEATFRQMKQDGTMDRILKGHHTE from the coding sequence ATGTCGACAACCATCCGTCATACCTTCAGCCGGGCACAACGGCGCTCCGGACAGTTCTTCCTGGGATTGTTGGCCGCACTCATCCTGTTTGCCTGTCCGGCCAAGGCTGCGGAGGTCCTGCGCATCGGCTATACCGAATTCCCTCCCTTCCATTGGCACAACGACGAGGGCAATGTCTGCGGATTCTTCCATGAGATTATTCAGGAAGCCGCAAAACGCATGAATCTTGAAGTGGAATGGACACAATGCCCCTGGGGGCGGTGTCAGGAAAATGTGCGGCTTGGGGAACTGGACGGCCTGCTCACGGTCCCCACGACAGAACGGCTGGAATACACTGTCACCAACAAGACCCCGTTCTACGTCAAACACCGCCATCTGTTCACGTATGCCGGGCATCCGCGGCTCGATGCGATCCGATCCGTGAAAACCATAGACGACATCGCCCAAAAGGGTCTCTCGGTAATCACCTATGTGGGAAACGGCGCATTCAACCGCGAAATCAGCTCGTACGACATCAAGGTCTACACCACCACAACAATTCCCCGCATATGGAAAATGTTGGCCATCAAACGCGGCGACATCGTCATCGAATGGCCGACAGGCGCATGGGAAAACATTCGCCGCCTGGGCCTTGAAGGCAAAATCATAGAAACCGAATCCGTACTGGAATCGCTTCCGTTTCACCTCCTGATCCGCAAGGGGCATCCGTTGGCAAAAAGAACGGGGGAATTCGAAGCGACGTTCCGGCAGATGAAGCAGGACGGCACCATGGATCGCATACTCAAGGGCCACCATACCGAGTGA
- a CDS encoding ABC transporter substrate-binding protein: MIHSYHEGMPWTTQCNQGLEAVFPDDMVVEYCYLDTKRIPESRFARMAEAAMERVRTFRPDLIMLGDDNALALLWKPLSDYGTPVVFFGINKNLRRYFKELPANMTGILERLPLFPWIRYLKEVMPEAAKALVLMDSSRTAMAIRDATFGGRINVSVEGVHVDYMIAADWDVWKEAMLGATEYDFILMPVFHAFRDSRGEHVSVGRVVRWASENSPVPVFASQDYAVGDDGVVGAYVISGEEHGRMAAELALGILDLKSPRLPLVNGSQKGQFVFNRRQLQRFGLVLPLEIEKRTIYRSSIGQ, translated from the coding sequence GTGATACACAGTTATCACGAGGGAATGCCGTGGACCACGCAATGCAACCAAGGACTTGAGGCCGTTTTTCCTGACGACATGGTGGTTGAATACTGCTATCTGGATACCAAACGGATTCCTGAGAGCCGGTTTGCGCGTATGGCCGAAGCCGCCATGGAACGTGTGCGAACCTTCCGGCCGGACCTGATCATGCTCGGAGACGACAATGCCCTGGCCCTGCTCTGGAAGCCGTTAAGCGATTACGGTACGCCCGTGGTCTTTTTTGGCATCAACAAGAATCTCAGGCGGTATTTCAAGGAACTCCCCGCAAATATGACCGGCATACTGGAACGGCTTCCTCTTTTTCCATGGATCCGTTACCTGAAAGAAGTGATGCCCGAAGCGGCAAAGGCGCTGGTGCTCATGGATTCCAGCCGGACGGCCATGGCCATACGGGATGCCACCTTTGGCGGGCGGATAAATGTGTCCGTGGAAGGCGTTCACGTGGATTACATGATTGCTGCGGATTGGGACGTGTGGAAAGAAGCCATGCTTGGCGCAACGGAGTATGATTTCATCCTCATGCCCGTGTTCCATGCATTCAGGGACAGCCGGGGCGAGCATGTGTCTGTGGGGCGTGTGGTGCGCTGGGCGTCCGAAAACAGTCCGGTGCCGGTATTTGCCAGTCAGGACTATGCGGTGGGTGACGATGGTGTGGTTGGAGCCTATGTGATCAGCGGCGAGGAGCATGGCCGCATGGCTGCAGAATTGGCTCTGGGCATTCTTGATCTCAAATCTCCGCGGTTGCCCTTGGTCAACGGCAGCCAGAAGGGACAGTTCGTATTCAACCGCAGGCAACTGCAGCGATTTGGACTGGTTCTTCCCCTCGAAATCGAGAAGAGGACCATCTACCGTTCATCCATCGGCCAGTGA